From a region of the Megalops cyprinoides isolate fMegCyp1 chromosome 13, fMegCyp1.pri, whole genome shotgun sequence genome:
- the slc35c1 gene encoding GDP-fucose transporter 1 isoform X2 produces the protein MALVGSDSVDPDGKTETFLLKAIKIAFVVALYWFVSITMVFLNNSLLDSRQLDAPLFVTFFQCLVTVGLCWCMYSLSKLCPGAVDFPSVKFDPKISREVLPLSVVFIGMITFNNLCLKNLGVAFYTVGRSLSTVFNVLLSYVILKQTTSFYALLCCGVILGGFWLGVDQEGAEGSLSWSGIVYGVLASMCVSLNAIYTKKVLPVVDGSIWKLSYYNNINACLLFIPLIAIFGEVTKLYNSSKLGDWNFWGMMTLGGVFGFAIGYVTGLQIKFTSPLTHNVSGTAKACAQTVLAVLYYASVKSFLWWTSNAMVLGGSFAYTWVKGLEMKKTQEEPQPRSKTDKNDAGV, from the exons ATGGCTCTAGTCGGCTCCGATTCCGTGGATCCGGATGGAAAGACggaaacatttttactgaaagCCATCAAAATAGCATTTGTGGTGGCACTTTATTGGTTCGTTTCAATTACCATGGTTTTCCTAAATAACTCTTTGTTGGATAGCCGACAACTGGACGCTCCTTTGTTTGTTACGTTCTTCCAGTGTCTTGTGACAGTGGGGCTTTGCTGGTGCATGTACTCTTTGTCAAAACTGTGTCCAGGTGCCGTGGACTTCCCTTCCGTCAAGTTCGACCCCAAGATCTCGAGAGAGGTCTTGCCTTTGTCTGTCGTTTTCATCGGGATGATCACCTTCAATAACCTGTGCCTCAAAAATCTTGGAGTTGCATTCTACACTGTCGGGCGATCGCTCAGCACGgtttttaatgtgctgttgtCCTATGTGATACTCAAGCAAACCACGTCTTTTTATGCGCTCTTATGCTGTGGAGTCATTTTGG GTGGCTTCTGGCTGGGTGTGGACCAGGAGGGAGCGGAAGGGTCCCTTTCCTGGTCAGGAATCGTGTATGGGGTGTTGGCCAGTATGTGCGTGTCCCTGAATGCTATCTACACCAAGAAGGTGCTGCCAGTGGTGGACGGCAGCATATGGAAGCTCTCCTACTACAACAACATCAACGCCTGTCTCCTCTTCATCCCGCTAATAGCCATCTTTGGGGAGGTGACCAAGCTGTACAATTCCAGCAAACTGGGTGACTGGAATTTCTGGGGTATGATGACCCTTGGTGGCGTGTTTGGGTTTGCCATTGGCTATGTCACAGGGCTTCAGATCAAATTCACCAGTCCTCTGACGCACAATGTGTCTGGCACCGCCAAGGCTTGTGCTCAGACTGTCCTGGCAGTACTGTATTACGCCAGTGTAAAGAGCTTCCTGTGGTGGACAAGTAATGCCATGGTTTTGGGTGGCTCCTTTGCCTACACATGGGTCAAAGGGCTGGAAATGAAGAAGACTCAGGAGGAGCCACAGCCCAGAAgtaaaactgataaaaatgatgCAGGTGTATAG
- the slc35c1 gene encoding GDP-fucose transporter 1 isoform X1, which yields MNRIQLKRSKILRMALVGSDSVDPDGKTETFLLKAIKIAFVVALYWFVSITMVFLNNSLLDSRQLDAPLFVTFFQCLVTVGLCWCMYSLSKLCPGAVDFPSVKFDPKISREVLPLSVVFIGMITFNNLCLKNLGVAFYTVGRSLSTVFNVLLSYVILKQTTSFYALLCCGVILGGFWLGVDQEGAEGSLSWSGIVYGVLASMCVSLNAIYTKKVLPVVDGSIWKLSYYNNINACLLFIPLIAIFGEVTKLYNSSKLGDWNFWGMMTLGGVFGFAIGYVTGLQIKFTSPLTHNVSGTAKACAQTVLAVLYYASVKSFLWWTSNAMVLGGSFAYTWVKGLEMKKTQEEPQPRSKTDKNDAGV from the exons atgaacaggatACAGTTGAAACGATCGAAAATTCTCAGAATGGCTCTAGTCGGCTCCGATTCCGTGGATCCGGATGGAAAGACggaaacatttttactgaaagCCATCAAAATAGCATTTGTGGTGGCACTTTATTGGTTCGTTTCAATTACCATGGTTTTCCTAAATAACTCTTTGTTGGATAGCCGACAACTGGACGCTCCTTTGTTTGTTACGTTCTTCCAGTGTCTTGTGACAGTGGGGCTTTGCTGGTGCATGTACTCTTTGTCAAAACTGTGTCCAGGTGCCGTGGACTTCCCTTCCGTCAAGTTCGACCCCAAGATCTCGAGAGAGGTCTTGCCTTTGTCTGTCGTTTTCATCGGGATGATCACCTTCAATAACCTGTGCCTCAAAAATCTTGGAGTTGCATTCTACACTGTCGGGCGATCGCTCAGCACGgtttttaatgtgctgttgtCCTATGTGATACTCAAGCAAACCACGTCTTTTTATGCGCTCTTATGCTGTGGAGTCATTTTGG GTGGCTTCTGGCTGGGTGTGGACCAGGAGGGAGCGGAAGGGTCCCTTTCCTGGTCAGGAATCGTGTATGGGGTGTTGGCCAGTATGTGCGTGTCCCTGAATGCTATCTACACCAAGAAGGTGCTGCCAGTGGTGGACGGCAGCATATGGAAGCTCTCCTACTACAACAACATCAACGCCTGTCTCCTCTTCATCCCGCTAATAGCCATCTTTGGGGAGGTGACCAAGCTGTACAATTCCAGCAAACTGGGTGACTGGAATTTCTGGGGTATGATGACCCTTGGTGGCGTGTTTGGGTTTGCCATTGGCTATGTCACAGGGCTTCAGATCAAATTCACCAGTCCTCTGACGCACAATGTGTCTGGCACCGCCAAGGCTTGTGCTCAGACTGTCCTGGCAGTACTGTATTACGCCAGTGTAAAGAGCTTCCTGTGGTGGACAAGTAATGCCATGGTTTTGGGTGGCTCCTTTGCCTACACATGGGTCAAAGGGCTGGAAATGAAGAAGACTCAGGAGGAGCCACAGCCCAGAAgtaaaactgataaaaatgatgCAGGTGTATAG